A single region of the Anomaloglossus baeobatrachus isolate aAnoBae1 chromosome 2, aAnoBae1.hap1, whole genome shotgun sequence genome encodes:
- the DDIAS gene encoding DNA damage-induced apoptosis suppressor protein, whose product MNGGRRFLLGTVLSVQNSGFIYPACQNCCSRLSLTSCRYECHKCGCTYKDAAHRYKLSVKVSEENRLHVITVFGKCLEKIFGASADFVHSHLQVSSQVSGEQEHDRAQDLFFQAAERCLIGRSFIFAVKIPGNFARSNSFSHSNSQGNLVACQIILLREDPMSCTVLSYFNQLVASALSNKSIHPKSDVSTDTTNGYLSDQGCSESSSGLYQSWNHYADYWQQSLGLVSSSTGSTLDECQCCNYRQSDGSRAEQAPYTTQYMKEKLKGTDMTGHSSSSSSVKSSPSKHTITRSPQTSSHFHSFASKSEMAPGQESQNVCKSGSRPSQSCSALSMQFPPQTAETHQAMEEIWEEFPFSESLSEFIAKIEDDEGVTHLSSANKSKMIAEEVLGAQITQNDGTGMIKASRRHSKSITCNFSHHPKGSTTDDTILADQTFPSTILRCFQELESFEKNDLVSRNSIQNQRSPTYLKTLSNRSFSDDGCSSVDHVDNFWLSSEKEISRGSVDQPKSSGVDMATVSQVIISAMADDGYDASADLFEASNNLEDGSSILKSPNRRLQLCTTDSPCTEVLPYLHKDSRISICSLSENCNTWNNMTMGGFLPNLQSTPVLRRRSESGRLTVGSWRFNVASSSKSTFSVRTKSSSTIGHIVVKNTKRRKSTVIFGLSENGSFWSPDLSPFSHFEGSTILVSKNRRRLLALEPQERATSSERKENSDGQRRGCDDDLTCTVKRIDRRENRREESMKHGGDTLDNVENRSAINSEDLLLPTNWSPELFSEKSDISRDCLQKRLF is encoded by the exons GTACGAGTGTCACAAATGTGGCTGCACCTATAAAGACGCCGCGCACCGATATAAGCTGAGCGTGAAGGTGTCGGAGGAGAACCGGCTTCACGTCATCACCGTCTTTGGAAAATGTTTGGAAAAGATTTTTGGCGCCAGCGCTGACTTTGTGCACAG TCATTTACAGGTTTCTTCCCAAGTTTCTGGGGAGCAAGAACATGACCGAGCTCAGGATCTGTTCTTCCAGGCGGCTGAACGGTGCCTTATTGGTAGAAGCTTCATATTTGCTGTCAAG atTCCAGGAAATTTTGCCAGAAGCAATTCCTTTTCTCACTCGAATTCGCAGGGGAACCTGGTTGCTTGTCAGATTATTCTCCTCCGTGAAGACCCAATGAGCTGCACCGTCCTGAGTTATTTCAATCAGCTGGTGGCATCCGCATTGAGCAACAAATCCATCCACCCGAAGAGCGATGTCTCCACTGACACCACAAACGGATATCTGAGTGATCAGGGCTGTTCTGAGAGCAGCTCCGGCCTTTACCAGAGCTGGAATCATTACGCTGATTACTGGCAGCAGTCCCTTGGCTTGGTGTCCTCATCCACGGGCAGCACGTTAGATGAATGTCAATGCTGCAATTACAGGCAAAGTGATGGTAGCCGGGCAGAGCAGGCACCGTACACTACACAATATATGAAGGAAAAACTGAAAGGTACAGATATGACCGGTCATTCCTCCAGCTCTTCAAGTGTTAAAAGTTCTCCCTCTAAACACACTATTACCCGCAGCCCTCAAACCTCCTCGCACTTTCATAGTTTTGCATCCAAATCAGAAATGGCTCCTGGACAAGAATCGCAGAACGTCTGTAAATCAGGAAGCCGCCCGAGCCAAAGCTGTTCAGCTCTCTCCATGCAGTTCCCTCCCCAGACAGCTGAAACGCATCAAGCCATGGAGGAAATTTGGGAAGAGTTCCCATTCTCCGAAAGCCTGAGCGAGTTCATAGCCAAAATCGAAGACGATGAGGGCGTAACTCATCTCTCCAGCGCTAACAAAAGCAAAATGATAGCTGAGGAAGTTCTAGGCGCACAGATAACTCAGAATGATGGAACAGGAATGATCAAAGCATCACGCCGCCACAGTAAATCCATCACGTGCAACTTCAGCCATCACCCTAAAGGTTCCACAACGGATGACACCATCTTAGCCGATCAGACCTTCCCTTCTACCATTTTGAGATGTTTCCAAGAATTAGAATCTTTTGAGAAGAATGATCTTGTTTCAAGAAACTCAATCCAGAATCAAAGAAGTCCAACGTATCTGAAGACGCTCTCGAATAGATCATTCAGCGATGATGGCTGCAGTTCTGTAGACCATGTAGACAATTTCTGGTTGTCATCAGAAAAGGAAATTTCTCGTGGAAGTGTAGATCAACCAAAAAGTTCAGGTGTGGACATGGCGACGGTATCTCAGGTGATCATATCCGCCATGGCTGATGACGGCTATGATGCTTCTGCAGACCTCTTTGAAGCCAGCAATAATCTAGAAGATGGTAGCAGCATCCTCAAATCTCCGAATAGAAGACTCCAGCTCTGTACAACCGATTCTCCCTGCACAGAAGTCCTTCCATATCTGCATAAAGATTCTCGTATAAGTATCTGCTCCTTGTCGGAGAATTGTAACACATGGAATAACATGACCATGGGAGGCTTCCTCCCCAATTTACAGTCCACTCCAGTACTGAGACGGCGTTCAGAAAGCGGGAGACTTACTGTTGGCTCTTGGCGCTTTAATGTGGCGTCCAGTTCCAAATCTACTTTTTCTGTGAGGACCAAATCTAGTAGCACAATTGGACATATTGTAGTCAAGAACACTAAGCGACGGAAATCCACCGTGATTTTTGGACTCTCGGAGAATGGTTCCTTTTGGTCTCCAGATTTATCCCCGTTTTCACATTTCGAGGGGTCAACAATTCTTGTCTCGAAGAACAGAAGGAGACTTTTGGCCCTCGAACCTCAGGAGAGAGCGACCTCTTCGGAAAGAAAAGAGAACTCTGATGGCCAAAGACGAGGATGTGACGATGACCTGACGTGTACCGTAAAGAGAATCGACCGTAGGGAAAATCGAAGGGAAGAGTCAATGAAACATGGCGGTGATACACTGGATAACGTCGAGAATCGCTCTGCTATAAACAGTGAAGATCTACTTCTTCCAACCAATTGGTCCCCAGAGCTGTTCTCTGAAAAGTCGGATATTTCTCGTGACTGTCTTCAGAAGCGTTTATTTTAA